One Elaeis guineensis isolate ETL-2024a chromosome 10, EG11, whole genome shotgun sequence genomic window carries:
- the LOC105053477 gene encoding uncharacterized protein, translating to MWKRAFSVGGAAILRCSTAGRRLSSASPDPVLAPLLRSLEEYRLELSEISPPPKLKPPPPPFSVVEGAMERQGGPVLWTAYGEEEITVWVDRRAHILPGRGAASAAAGDVISELCLFVDVSKPGRERSLLFLCGLYPDGVGIHSICLKPSIYPTSTSMYQGRVFQELDWKMRDAFQRYIETRGVNKSLFPFLQDWLYVKVYQNLMSWFKNVGTFITGCEPN from the exons ATGTGGAAGCGGGCCTTCAGCGTCGGCGGCGCCGCCATCCTCCGGTGTTCTACGGCCGGGAGGCGGCTCTCCTCCGCCTCGCCCGACCCCGTACTGGCCCCCCTCCTTCGCTCCCTCGAAGAGTACCGCCTCGAGCTCTCCGAGATATCCCCACCCCCG aagttgaagccgccgccgccgccattcTCAGTGGTGGAGGGGGCGATGGAGCGGCAGGGCGGGCCGGTCCTCTGGACGGCGTACGGAGAGGAAGAGATCACCGTCTGGGTCGATCGCCGGGCCCACATCCTCCCGGGCCGCGGAGCCGCCTCCGCCGCCGCCGGCGATGTGATCAGCGAATTATGTCTGTTCGTCGATGTGTCGAAGCCCGGGCGCGAGCGGTCCCTGCTCTTCCTCTGCGGCCTCTACCCGGACGGCGTCGGGATTCACTCCATCTGCCTCAAGCCCAGCATTTACCCAACCTCCACGTCCATGTACCAGGGCCGCGTCTTCCA AGAGCTAGATTGGAAAATGAGGGATGCATTTCAACGGTACATTGAGACACGTGGTGTAAACAAGAGCCTTTTCCCATTTCTACAGGATTGGCTTTATGTGAAAGTTTATCAGAATCTGATGAGTTGGTTTAAGAATGTGGGCACCTTCATCACAGGGTGTGAACCAAATTGA